A genomic window from Ferrimicrobium sp. includes:
- a CDS encoding GNAT family N-acetyltransferase: MNVRRVDNLAEAADLIARATAMQREVFNGGHSAEETLARLQRSKGTEQFWVAEVSGEIVCAGRLTLTPNADFAGLWGGATHSDWRGKGIYRALTAARAGAALAAGKHYLHSDCSPMSRPILERSGLFPVATTTPYIWHR, from the coding sequence GTGAACGTTCGAAGAGTCGACAATCTGGCCGAGGCCGCCGACCTCATCGCTCGCGCCACGGCGATGCAGCGGGAGGTGTTTAACGGTGGCCACTCAGCAGAGGAGACGTTGGCTCGCTTGCAGCGATCGAAGGGTACCGAGCAGTTTTGGGTAGCGGAAGTCTCTGGCGAGATTGTATGTGCGGGTCGGTTGACGCTGACTCCGAATGCTGACTTCGCGGGACTATGGGGCGGCGCTACTCACTCTGACTGGCGAGGCAAAGGAATCTACCGCGCCCTCACCGCCGCGAGAGCTGGTGCTGCTTTGGCGGCCGGGAAGCACTATCTTCACAGCGATTGTTCCCCGATGTCTAGACCCATCCTCGAGCGCAGCGGTTTGTTCCCAGTTGCCACGACGACTCCCTACATCTGGCACCGATGA